Below is a genomic region from Flammeovirgaceae bacterium SG7u.111.
GAAAAGAATTGCTTAATTAACTAACTATGAAAAATATAAAAGTATTAGTCCTTTTTATGATCTCGCTGGTGCTGTTATTGGCACCAGAGGCAGAGCTTTTGGCTCAAAAGAAAAAAAAGAAAAAGGGCGAATATAAAGCTGAACAGGAAGCGCTAGAAGAAGGCATTGCAAAAGTAATGGACGAAAGGAATTTGGCTCATGCCGAGTATTTGTTCTTTGAAGGCATGAAATATTACGTGCTCGAAGATTATAAAAAAGCCCTTTCGGTTTTTGAAGAAAGTGATCAGCTAAACCCCGATAGCCCTGCTACCAAGTATAAAATGTCGCAGTTGCTCAACAAACTTGGAAGGTACGATGAAAGCTTGGCTTTGGCGCAGAAAGCTGTAGAGCTTGGTAACGATAATGAGTTTTATTACAAGCAGCTAGCAGAGCTTTACAAACAAAAAAAGGAATATGCCAAGGTAGTAGAAACCTACAAGGCAATGATGGGGCATGTAGAGGGAAAGGAGGAGTATTTGTTCGACTTGGCACAAGCCTATCTGTTTTTGTCAGAGTATGATAAAGCAATAGAGGCCTATGATAAAATAGAAGAACTGTACGGGATGAACGATGCCGTGGTTAGGCAAAAGCAGCGTATTTATCTCAATACCCAAAAGCTAGGGAAGGCTCTTGAAGAGGGGGAAAAGTTGATAAAAGCCTTTCCCGGAAATAGCAGATATGTTCTTTCTCAGGCGGAGATTCTTGTAAGTGTGCAAAAAGGCGAAGAAGCACAGCAGCTTGTAGAGCAGTTTTTAGAAACCTATCCTAATGAGCCTGCTGCTGAGTTGTTTTTAGCTAAAATTTATTTGCTCAAAGGGCAATCTGAAAAAGCGTATGAATTAGCAGAAGTAGCTTTTGCCAACCCAGACTTGCTCTTTTCAGATAAAATTGACGTATTGGTAGGAGAGTTGAAGTCGGTGTACGACGGAAAACCTAATGCACAAGGCTTAAAGTTGGCAAAAATCGCTTCCGAAACCCATCCGGAATCTGGACAGGCGAACTCGATATATGCAGATTTTTTGATTGGGAGTGGCGACAAACAAGCTGGAAGAGACTATTACTTAAAAGCTCTGACTATAAATGCTGATAACTTTAAAGTTTGGCAACAAGTGCTAAATATAGATTGGGAAATGCAGCAATTCGATAGTCTAGAAAAACATGCTGATACAGCTTTGGAATATTTTCCCAACCAAGTAGGGCTTTACCTTTACAAAGGTACGGCAGCATATGTGAACAAAAACTACGAAGAGGCTATGGATGTGCTGGAAAGTGGCTTGATGTTAGCCATAGACCCTCGCCAAAAAAATCAGTTCAACTCACAGCTAGGTGATGTATATAATAGCCTTGAAGAGTACGATCGCTCCGATGATGCCTATGAGGCGGTACTCAAAGAAGATCCTAATAATGTTTATGTGCTGAATAATTATGCTTATTTTCTCTCCCTGAGAAAAGAGAAAATGGACAAAGCCAAAAGCATGGGAGAGAAGTTGGTGCAGTTAGAGCCGAATAACCCGACATATCTAGATACCTTTGGGTGGGTGCTGTACGTGATGGAAGAGTATGGAGAAGCTCAAAAATACCTAAAGAAAGCGGTAGAAAATTCGCCTGATAATGGTACTATAATAGAGCATTATGCCGATGCCTTGTACAGAACGGGTGACAAAGACAATGCGTTGAAGTACTGGAAACAAGCCTTAGAGGTGGGAGGGAGTGAAAGTGAAGAGCTTCTGAAGCAAAAAATAGCCAACAAGAGCTTATAGCTTAAAGTATAAAATAATCTTTTGTAGAGGTCTTCCCGTTAGGAAGACCTTTTTTTATGAATTTGGCTTTTCCCTTTATCTTTTTTCTCTTCTTTCTCGTACAATTAT
It encodes:
- a CDS encoding tetratricopeptide repeat protein, whose protein sequence is MKNIKVLVLFMISLVLLLAPEAELLAQKKKKKKGEYKAEQEALEEGIAKVMDERNLAHAEYLFFEGMKYYVLEDYKKALSVFEESDQLNPDSPATKYKMSQLLNKLGRYDESLALAQKAVELGNDNEFYYKQLAELYKQKKEYAKVVETYKAMMGHVEGKEEYLFDLAQAYLFLSEYDKAIEAYDKIEELYGMNDAVVRQKQRIYLNTQKLGKALEEGEKLIKAFPGNSRYVLSQAEILVSVQKGEEAQQLVEQFLETYPNEPAAELFLAKIYLLKGQSEKAYELAEVAFANPDLLFSDKIDVLVGELKSVYDGKPNAQGLKLAKIASETHPESGQANSIYADFLIGSGDKQAGRDYYLKALTINADNFKVWQQVLNIDWEMQQFDSLEKHADTALEYFPNQVGLYLYKGTAAYVNKNYEEAMDVLESGLMLAIDPRQKNQFNSQLGDVYNSLEEYDRSDDAYEAVLKEDPNNVYVLNNYAYFLSLRKEKMDKAKSMGEKLVQLEPNNPTYLDTFGWVLYVMEEYGEAQKYLKKAVENSPDNGTIIEHYADALYRTGDKDNALKYWKQALEVGGSESEELLKQKIANKSL